In one Brevibacterium sp. CBA3109 genomic region, the following are encoded:
- a CDS encoding carbon monoxide dehydrogenase subunit G, whose amino-acid sequence MLISSTATMTADPATAYAAFHDEKILAATIPGVESFTRTGESTFDVVLTMGVAAIKGTYKGTVSFSEEVPDTSFMLSAKGAGGPGTIGADISVALTPGENSGSDIIWEANAVLGGPIGGVGQRMLGGVAKRIAKKFFADIDAAIRDGVPTANAVSTAAEAVETGAVAGTSAPVTAAAAAPGNLAAPVAGCATGNPRLCGEGFLAGAAVGAGAALLGVCLGLLGGRR is encoded by the coding sequence ATGCTTATTTCCTCCACGGCCACCATGACCGCCGATCCGGCGACGGCATATGCCGCCTTCCACGATGAGAAGATTCTCGCCGCGACGATCCCGGGAGTCGAGAGCTTCACCCGAACCGGTGAGAGCACCTTCGACGTCGTCCTCACCATGGGCGTCGCCGCTATCAAGGGCACATACAAAGGCACCGTCTCGTTCTCCGAGGAGGTCCCGGACACTTCGTTTATGCTCAGCGCCAAGGGAGCGGGAGGGCCGGGAACGATCGGCGCCGACATCTCTGTGGCGCTGACGCCGGGAGAAAACAGCGGCAGCGACATCATCTGGGAAGCCAATGCCGTGCTCGGTGGGCCAATCGGGGGAGTCGGTCAGCGGATGCTCGGCGGAGTTGCCAAGCGCATCGCGAAGAAGTTCTTCGCCGATATTGATGCGGCCATCCGGGACGGGGTTCCCACAGCGAACGCGGTCAGTACTGCTGCCGAGGCAGTAGAGACGGGGGCAGTCGCAGGCACGAGTGCTCCGGTGACGGCCGCTGCAGCTGCCCCTGGGAATCTTGCGGCTCCCGTCGCCGGCTGTGCGACAGGGAATCCTCGGCTCTGTGGCGAGGGCTTCCTTGCCGGAGCCGCCGTCGGCGCGGGCGCAGCGCTGCTCGGCGTATGCCTCGGCCTCTTGGGCGGTCGACGTTGA
- the cutA gene encoding aerobic carbon-monoxide dehydrogenase large subunit, with protein sequence MTTRLFGQKITRREDPRLLTGHGRYVDDVSGSAIAAAFVRSPHAHADILDIDVTGALDVAGVIAVWTHEDLPGHAAERLPMLIPNPSIVAPHTGYALAKDHVNFVGEPIVMVVAENRYIAEDAANLIDVEYNFCDPVVGVEQAREGSRIVHEGMEDNVAAHIVQNVGDVDSGLDSAPHVLELDLEFERSACMPMEGKGVVATWDPGEGSLEVYSSTQTSTGLRAVLAAKLEIPLTKVEVITPDVGGAFGVKINHPWPEELAVACAARALEATVKWTEDRREHFISSAHERAQTQWVKVGFDDEGRIHGLDVKFWHDNGAYLPYGVIVPLNTSTHIMGPYVIPSFRVEYWSLYTNTVMVTPYRGAGRAHAVFMMERTMDAIAAELGLDRAEVRLRNFVREFPHPMGLRMQDGAEGCIDSGDFVTSLDKLKALVGWDEFESYREQARSEGRQVGIGLACYIESTGAGPYEGGHIEVESSGRVNVWTGLTTHGQAHATVFAQIVADELGVPIDSVQVNTGDTRKLPYSVGTWGSRGAVMAGNALHLTAKKVREKALRIAGESLEADPDDLEIVEGLVQVKGDVSASMPLAAVSVLSNPLRYAFDESARAATAFARESPADEPSIKPGEQPGLEEQEFFSPLRSTVANGMHAAIVETDPETADIKILRYCVIHDCGPMVNPLVVEGQVHGGVAQGVGGALYEKMAYDTDGQLLNASFMDFLMPFASEIPHIETDHLETPSPLNPLGIKGAGEAGTIPTASAIASAIEDAEGIPIRSMPLDPSTLWHMRAAHAEGDVARSH encoded by the coding sequence ATGACTACCCGCCTGTTCGGTCAGAAGATCACCCGCCGTGAGGACCCGCGCTTACTCACCGGCCACGGACGCTACGTCGACGACGTCTCCGGCTCCGCGATCGCCGCAGCATTTGTGCGCAGCCCGCATGCCCACGCGGACATCCTCGATATCGACGTCACCGGAGCCCTCGACGTCGCAGGCGTCATCGCAGTATGGACGCACGAGGACCTGCCCGGTCACGCCGCCGAACGACTCCCGATGCTCATCCCGAACCCGTCGATCGTCGCCCCGCACACCGGGTACGCCCTGGCCAAGGATCACGTGAATTTCGTCGGCGAGCCCATCGTCATGGTCGTCGCCGAGAACCGCTATATTGCCGAAGACGCCGCGAACTTAATCGACGTCGAGTACAACTTCTGCGACCCGGTCGTCGGCGTCGAGCAGGCCCGCGAAGGATCGCGGATAGTCCATGAAGGGATGGAGGACAACGTTGCCGCGCATATCGTGCAGAACGTCGGCGACGTCGATTCCGGCCTGGACAGCGCACCCCATGTCCTCGAACTCGACCTCGAATTCGAGCGCAGCGCATGCATGCCCATGGAGGGCAAAGGTGTCGTGGCGACGTGGGATCCGGGCGAAGGCAGTCTGGAGGTGTACTCCTCGACGCAGACGAGCACCGGTCTGCGTGCCGTGCTCGCAGCCAAACTCGAAATCCCGCTGACCAAGGTCGAGGTCATCACCCCCGACGTCGGTGGGGCCTTCGGTGTGAAGATCAATCACCCCTGGCCGGAAGAACTCGCCGTGGCCTGCGCGGCGCGTGCGCTCGAGGCCACGGTCAAATGGACGGAGGACCGCCGTGAGCACTTCATCTCCTCCGCCCATGAGCGGGCGCAGACCCAGTGGGTGAAGGTCGGCTTCGATGATGAGGGGCGGATCCACGGTCTCGATGTGAAGTTCTGGCACGACAACGGCGCCTATCTTCCCTATGGCGTGATCGTTCCGCTCAACACGTCCACGCACATCATGGGTCCATATGTGATCCCGTCATTCCGCGTCGAGTACTGGTCGCTGTACACGAACACCGTCATGGTCACCCCATACCGCGGCGCGGGCCGTGCGCATGCGGTGTTCATGATGGAGAGGACGATGGACGCAATCGCCGCCGAATTGGGCCTCGACCGCGCCGAGGTGCGTCTGCGGAACTTCGTCCGCGAATTTCCGCATCCCATGGGGTTGCGGATGCAAGACGGAGCCGAAGGCTGCATTGATTCCGGAGACTTCGTCACCTCCCTCGACAAGCTCAAGGCACTAGTCGGCTGGGACGAATTCGAGTCTTACCGTGAGCAGGCGCGCAGCGAGGGCCGACAAGTCGGTATCGGCCTGGCCTGCTACATCGAGAGCACTGGCGCCGGACCTTACGAGGGTGGCCACATCGAGGTCGAGTCATCCGGTCGGGTTAACGTCTGGACCGGTCTGACCACCCACGGACAGGCACATGCGACGGTGTTCGCTCAGATCGTCGCCGATGAGCTGGGAGTTCCTATCGACTCGGTCCAGGTCAACACCGGCGATACCCGCAAACTGCCCTACTCGGTGGGCACCTGGGGTTCGCGTGGCGCTGTCATGGCCGGCAACGCGCTCCATCTCACCGCGAAGAAAGTGCGTGAGAAGGCGCTGCGGATCGCCGGCGAGTCCCTCGAGGCGGACCCCGATGACCTCGAGATCGTCGAGGGCCTGGTCCAGGTCAAGGGCGATGTCAGCGCATCGATGCCGCTGGCCGCGGTATCCGTGCTGTCGAACCCACTGCGCTACGCCTTCGACGAGAGCGCCCGTGCGGCAACGGCGTTTGCTCGTGAATCGCCCGCGGACGAGCCATCGATCAAACCGGGCGAGCAGCCGGGTCTCGAAGAACAGGAGTTTTTTTCGCCGCTGCGCTCGACCGTCGCCAACGGCATGCACGCTGCGATCGTCGAGACCGATCCGGAGACCGCGGACATCAAGATCCTGCGCTACTGTGTCATCCACGATTGCGGACCGATGGTCAACCCGCTCGTCGTCGAGGGACAGGTGCACGGCGGAGTAGCCCAGGGAGTCGGCGGGGCTCTCTACGAGAAGATGGCCTATGACACCGATGGTCAGCTGCTCAACGCTTCGTTCATGGACTTCCTCATGCCCTTCGCCTCCGAGATCCCGCACATCGAAACCGACCATCTCGAGACACCAAGCCCGCTCAATCCGCTGGGTATCAAGGGAGCCGGCGAAGCAGGAACGATTCCCACTGCCTCCGCTATCGCCTCGGCGATCGAGGACGCCGAGGGGATACCCATCCGGTCGATGCCATTGGACCCCTCGACGCTGTGGCATATGCGAGCGGCTCACGCCGAGGGTGACGTCGCACGCTCCCACTGA
- a CDS encoding (2Fe-2S)-binding protein: protein MTEAIGTEPTSTIRLTVNDTLHALEVPDRKLLSDVLRQDLGLTGTHVGCEHGVCGSCTVQLDGEPVRSCLMFAVTAQGHEVKTVEGVGNDPENPSDVQQAFIDCHGLQCGFCTPGFVTTIDAYIDENPKPTEEEAREAVSGNLCRCTGYQNIVAAVQRAAELRAEGARQ, encoded by the coding sequence ATGACCGAGGCCATCGGCACCGAACCGACATCGACCATCCGACTCACAGTCAATGACACCCTGCACGCTCTCGAGGTCCCCGACCGGAAGCTGCTGTCTGACGTGCTGCGGCAGGATCTGGGACTGACCGGCACCCATGTGGGCTGCGAGCACGGAGTGTGCGGATCCTGCACGGTGCAGCTCGACGGAGAACCGGTGCGCTCTTGCCTCATGTTCGCCGTGACGGCCCAAGGTCATGAGGTGAAGACCGTCGAGGGTGTCGGCAATGATCCCGAGAACCCGTCCGATGTGCAGCAGGCGTTCATCGACTGCCACGGACTCCAGTGCGGCTTCTGCACTCCCGGCTTCGTCACGACGATTGACGCCTATATAGACGAGAACCCGAAACCCACCGAGGAGGAGGCGAGGGAGGCTGTGTCCGGCAACCTCTGTCGCTGCACCGGATATCAGAACATCGTCGCCGCAGTCCAGCGAGCCGCCGAGCTGCGAGCTGAGGGGGCACGGCAATGA
- a CDS encoding FAD binding domain-containing protein, with protein MKPSPLRIHRPTTIDETLDLLSEHAASGKVLAGGQSLVPVLNMRLAAPSDLIDITAVSGLDELSVAGAEGRAEITVGATVTHRQVERSEEVAVANPILGEALSFVAHPAIRNRGTTVGSIAHADPNGEIPMILALTGGRVEVRSTRGQRTLSAEELNIGPLETSLESDELITRATFPALPAGSRAGFDELARRSGDYGLAGVGMILDVEGATVKGLHCGFISVTDVPEVLNLGEAVSGAHLRDASEVADTVVDAVRDFIDPGGDIHATADYRRHLTGVITSRLFRRLCRTDSAQGRNTDSRMTGTDTERRRV; from the coding sequence ATGAAGCCATCCCCCTTGCGGATACACCGCCCGACGACAATTGACGAGACTCTCGACCTGCTGAGCGAGCACGCTGCCTCAGGCAAGGTGCTTGCCGGTGGCCAGAGCCTCGTCCCTGTGCTGAATATGCGGCTCGCCGCTCCCAGCGATCTCATCGACATCACCGCGGTATCCGGACTCGACGAGCTCAGCGTCGCCGGTGCCGAGGGGCGGGCGGAGATCACGGTGGGCGCCACGGTGACGCACCGACAGGTCGAACGCTCCGAGGAAGTTGCGGTGGCCAACCCCATCCTCGGCGAGGCTCTGAGTTTCGTCGCGCACCCAGCGATCCGCAACAGAGGGACGACCGTCGGCTCGATCGCCCACGCTGATCCCAACGGTGAGATACCCATGATTCTTGCGCTCACCGGCGGTCGGGTCGAAGTGCGCAGCACGCGTGGCCAGAGGACTCTGAGCGCCGAGGAACTCAACATCGGTCCCTTGGAGACCTCCCTCGAATCCGATGAACTCATCACCCGCGCGACCTTCCCTGCGCTGCCCGCAGGATCCCGCGCCGGCTTCGACGAGCTCGCACGGCGCAGCGGGGACTACGGCCTCGCAGGAGTGGGGATGATCCTCGACGTCGAGGGAGCGACAGTGAAGGGGTTGCACTGCGGCTTTATCTCCGTCACCGACGTGCCAGAGGTTCTCAACCTCGGCGAGGCCGTCTCCGGCGCCCACCTTCGCGATGCGTCCGAGGTGGCAGACACGGTCGTCGACGCGGTGCGCGACTTCATTGATCCTGGCGGTGACATCCACGCAACTGCGGACTACCGGCGGCACCTCACAGGAGTGATCACCTCCAGACTGTTCAGACGCCTGTGCCGCACTGACAGCGCTCAAGGCCGGAATACCGACAGTCGGATGACTGGAACCGATACTGAGAGAAGGCGAGTATGA
- a CDS encoding uracil-xanthine permease family protein, translated as MSMFSWTLHGDGKTIEPGGAVAPSERLSWGRTVGFGVQHVVAMFGATFVFPIIMGLNPQLAVMMSGVGTIIFLLIVKGKVPSYVGTSAAFVGGVTAVTAQGGSPAEVTGAIMVSGVILALVGTFIHYIGSAALLKVLPPVVTGGVVMLIGFNLAPVVASTYWPQDQWIAIIVMVFIVFVSVWVRGFLGRIAVFLGLVLGYVLSWVFDRVFGEITSFSATAGEVTTHFRVDFSGVEAAPWIGFPPLTDTAAGVVGVHLPVFNAAAIIVMLPGIIALVAENVGHVKAVEEMTGERLDKYMGRAVIGDGVATVVATSVGGSPTTTYAENIGVMAATRVYSTAAYWVAALVAIVFGLSPKFGALISAVPGGVLGGITVVLYGMIGMLGAKIWIENRVDFANPLNIVPVSAGLIIAIGDVSLVFSKDFVLSGIALGTISMLVMYHVARWLAPADMRVESDAGAGGANLTVGQEGHQGRVADTVERDRGRRDPESSE; from the coding sequence ATGTCGATGTTTTCCTGGACGCTGCACGGAGACGGCAAGACCATAGAACCAGGGGGCGCCGTCGCCCCGAGCGAGCGTCTCAGCTGGGGCAGGACCGTCGGGTTCGGCGTCCAGCACGTCGTCGCGATGTTCGGTGCGACCTTCGTCTTCCCGATCATTATGGGCCTCAACCCACAGCTTGCCGTGATGATGTCAGGCGTGGGCACCATCATCTTCCTGCTCATCGTCAAGGGTAAGGTGCCCAGTTATGTCGGCACCTCTGCTGCTTTCGTCGGAGGCGTTACAGCCGTCACCGCACAAGGCGGCTCCCCCGCCGAGGTGACCGGGGCCATCATGGTTTCGGGCGTGATTCTCGCGCTCGTCGGCACATTCATCCACTACATCGGCTCCGCGGCGCTGCTGAAGGTGCTTCCCCCTGTGGTCACGGGCGGTGTCGTCATGCTCATCGGCTTCAACCTTGCCCCGGTCGTGGCGAGCACCTACTGGCCGCAGGACCAGTGGATCGCCATCATCGTCATGGTCTTCATTGTGTTCGTCTCCGTGTGGGTGCGTGGCTTTCTCGGGCGGATCGCTGTCTTCTTGGGCCTCGTGCTCGGCTACGTGTTGTCCTGGGTCTTCGACCGGGTCTTCGGAGAGATCACCTCCTTCAGCGCGACTGCCGGTGAGGTGACGACGCACTTCCGAGTCGACTTCTCCGGTGTTGAGGCAGCCCCGTGGATCGGATTCCCACCGCTGACAGACACCGCGGCAGGAGTCGTCGGGGTCCACCTTCCCGTCTTCAATGCTGCGGCCATCATCGTGATGCTTCCGGGCATCATCGCCCTTGTCGCTGAGAACGTCGGCCACGTCAAGGCAGTGGAGGAGATGACGGGTGAACGACTCGACAAGTACATGGGCCGGGCCGTCATCGGAGACGGTGTCGCCACCGTCGTCGCCACTTCGGTCGGCGGGTCTCCGACCACGACCTACGCAGAGAACATCGGTGTGATGGCAGCGACGAGAGTGTACTCGACGGCCGCTTACTGGGTCGCCGCACTGGTGGCGATCGTCTTCGGACTCTCACCGAAGTTCGGGGCGCTCATCTCGGCGGTCCCCGGGGGCGTCCTTGGCGGCATCACCGTCGTCCTCTACGGCATGATCGGAATGCTGGGCGCGAAGATCTGGATCGAGAATCGCGTGGACTTCGCCAACCCGCTCAACATTGTGCCGGTCTCCGCGGGGCTCATCATTGCCATCGGCGATGTGAGCCTCGTCTTCAGCAAAGACTTCGTGCTCTCAGGAATCGCCTTGGGAACGATATCGATGCTGGTCATGTACCATGTTGCCCGTTGGTTGGCGCCTGCTGACATGCGAGTCGAATCCGATGCTGGAGCCGGCGGAGCAAATCTGACTGTCGGCCAAGAAGGGCACCAAGGACGGGTTGCCGACACTGTGGAACGTGACCGTGGACGTCGCGATCCGGAATCGAGCGAATGA
- a CDS encoding PucR family transcriptional regulator, with translation MSNDAKDSGSGQQELTISGAQAHGFSSESLTVADVLRLPSMRGARLLAGTEGLDRAVEMSNVMEVPDILPWVKPGELLLTTAYPIRERPESLAGLLETLDQHGLAAIGIKTGRYLEQIPESALAAADSLGLPLIHLGEDVGFDEIMQEVLTGNLDRRAKVIARTEASMRELVDVVVGGGDLADVCRTLVQWTGVAAVVTTLDGRVRCLRTADEGTSPADVLGLKCFDRSGRFRVEDEPAGRSRHSEAVEELSWGNVVIEGGRRPAPETLPPTQSLGRIVAFGTQAMRAGDFRLLEQAAAAAALVITREQAITAVESKYRTDFVLEVLRGHIASTDRVLSHAHSLGWDLDRPISVAVAEVDSDADSTDARNKRTMQTLFADAWTKAVSQFDPSAAVVGSGDQVIVLLAAEPREKIIRRLEEFVSSVRGYGGGGRREFSVGISRPAEGVSRLAPAYQEAMRALEVGRRLARGQGLRHYDSLGVYRLLLQVGEQTELRNFAEEVLGPLATDAKDEYAGLRETLQKLLDHNLNVAETARALFFHYNTLRYRIGKLEQMVGPFTQDPDLRLSLALALQIVKLP, from the coding sequence ATGTCAAATGATGCCAAGGATTCCGGCTCTGGCCAGCAGGAATTGACAATCTCTGGTGCTCAGGCCCACGGCTTCTCCTCCGAATCCCTCACAGTCGCCGATGTCCTCAGACTGCCCAGCATGCGCGGGGCGAGACTTCTCGCCGGTACCGAGGGTCTCGACCGAGCCGTGGAGATGTCGAACGTCATGGAGGTTCCGGACATCCTGCCCTGGGTCAAGCCCGGGGAACTGCTGCTCACCACCGCCTATCCGATCCGCGAACGTCCCGAAAGCCTCGCGGGTCTGCTGGAGACCCTCGACCAGCACGGGCTGGCGGCAATCGGCATCAAAACGGGACGCTACCTCGAACAGATCCCCGAGTCGGCCTTGGCGGCAGCGGACTCCCTGGGACTCCCGCTCATCCACCTCGGCGAGGATGTGGGATTCGACGAGATCATGCAGGAGGTGCTCACCGGCAATCTCGACAGACGGGCCAAGGTCATCGCCCGGACAGAGGCCTCGATGCGTGAGCTCGTTGACGTCGTGGTCGGCGGTGGCGATCTGGCGGACGTGTGCCGGACGCTGGTGCAGTGGACGGGGGTGGCCGCCGTAGTGACGACACTCGACGGCCGCGTGAGATGCCTGCGCACGGCCGATGAGGGAACCTCCCCAGCGGATGTCCTCGGCCTCAAATGCTTCGACCGATCAGGACGGTTCCGCGTCGAGGACGAACCTGCCGGACGCAGTCGGCATTCCGAGGCTGTCGAGGAACTCAGCTGGGGAAACGTCGTCATCGAAGGCGGCAGGAGACCCGCACCCGAGACCCTGCCTCCCACCCAGAGCCTCGGCCGAATCGTCGCCTTCGGCACTCAGGCTATGCGAGCAGGCGACTTTCGTCTGCTCGAACAGGCTGCGGCTGCCGCCGCGCTCGTCATCACGCGCGAGCAGGCGATCACCGCAGTCGAAAGCAAGTACCGCACGGACTTCGTCCTCGAGGTGCTGCGTGGCCACATCGCCTCGACTGACCGGGTGCTGTCCCATGCGCATTCGCTGGGGTGGGACCTCGACCGGCCGATCAGTGTTGCCGTCGCCGAGGTCGACTCTGATGCCGATTCCACTGATGCGCGGAACAAACGCACGATGCAGACGCTGTTCGCCGACGCCTGGACAAAGGCCGTCTCTCAATTCGATCCGAGTGCGGCCGTCGTCGGCTCGGGCGATCAAGTTATCGTGCTCCTGGCTGCGGAACCTCGGGAGAAGATCATTCGCAGGTTGGAAGAGTTCGTCTCCTCGGTGCGCGGGTACGGAGGAGGCGGCAGACGCGAGTTCTCCGTCGGGATCTCCCGCCCCGCCGAAGGGGTCTCACGACTGGCACCTGCCTATCAGGAAGCCATGCGGGCTCTCGAGGTCGGCCGCCGGCTCGCCCGAGGGCAGGGACTGCGGCACTACGACTCGCTGGGTGTCTATCGTCTTCTGCTCCAGGTAGGGGAGCAGACGGAGCTGCGTAATTTCGCCGAAGAGGTCCTCGGTCCGCTGGCCACCGATGCCAAGGATGAGTATGCGGGTCTGCGCGAGACTCTGCAGAAGCTGCTCGACCACAATCTCAACGTTGCGGAGACGGCGCGTGCCCTGTTCTTCCACTACAACACCCTGCGATACCGGATTGGGAAGCTCGAGCAGATGGTCGGACCGTTCACCCAGGACCCCGACCTACGGCTCTCGCTGGCGCTCGCCCTGCAGATCGTCAAGCTACCCTGA